The sequence below is a genomic window from Tenacibaculum tangerinum.
GAGCTAAAGATAAAGCATTTTTACTACTAACTTATTTCTTAAATGATTTTCAACATAATTTCTCCTACCTACAAGACGAAACTATTGAAAATTTAGAATTGGTATTGTCAGGAGAAAAAACCTTTGATGATATTCAAGACCCAGAAGTGTATTGGAGTTTTGGAAGTGGTTTAGGCTTAGGGTATTTTGAAGTTGAAGGAACAACTGCTTATTTTGAACCAGATAAAGAATTAACCGATGCTCCAAGAATAGTAATGCCTTTAGAAGAATTTATTAATATACTAAAGAAATGGAGAGCTTTTTTAAGAAGTTAAAAATTTAAAAATGAGCATACATTTTTATTTTTTGTTAACGCAGCCTGCCATTTGGTGGGCTGTTTTTGCTAGAAATATAAAGTATGATGCTATTCAAATGAAAACCTTAAATGTACAATGCAGTTAGTGATTAGAGATGCTCATGAAGCAATATTAACACACTTGGGTTCAGCAGGTCAGTTTAATAATTTATTAAAAATAACAGAAGAATACTTATAAAAATGATACACTTTGAAAATACTAAAGAACCTGTTTCAGTTCAAGAAATAAAAGAGTTTGAAACAAAATTTAACATAAAATTTCCAGAATCATATAAGTTACATATTTTGAAATATAATGGAGGATATCCATCACTAGATATGTATTTTGGAGACTTTAATATACCTATCGATTCCTTTTTATCAATAAAGCATGGTAATCAGACTATAGAAAGGGTTATGAATAATTTAAGTAATGTATTAAAAGGTAAGGAAGTGCCTTTTGCAAGGAGTACAAGTGGAACCATTTATATGTCATTAAAAGAAGAAGATTATGGAAGTGTGTATGTGGCTTATTCTGAATGGAATCCTAAGCTTTTAGCCAAGACGTTTGATGAGTTTATAGAAGGAATTCATGAAGATGAAATTTAGGAAATAAAAAAAGGAAGATAATTATAAAATAAGCATACTTTTTAGCGCGGACTGCCATTTTGGTGGGCTGTTTTTAATTACTCATACAAAACCAAAACTTTCCAACTTTTAAACTCTTTTACTTTCAAACGCAAAAATGGCAGAAACAAAAATAGATTATAAAGGAGGTAAAGGTTTTTGGATAGCAGAAATTTATATGGAATTAACATATGAATATATACTACAGGCTTTAGAAGACAGCGAAGAGATAATACCTTTTAAAGATGATTTAAAAGAAGATATTAATTTTTTTGTTAATGCTTATGGTAAAGGGATGTTAACTTTATTGTGGTTTAATTTTATTAAAACTGATGAAGATGAAAAAATAATGATATGTCTCTTAAACAGAGCAAAAAAAATACTTGAATCCAAAGGAGATTATATTGAAGTTGATGAGTTAAATGGATATGAAGAAAAGAAGGAGGAAATGGCATCCAAATGGCCTAAGCCTATAAAAACTACTGAGATTATTAAAATAATTGATACTCTTATTTTAATGTTAAAAGGGGAATGGGAAGAAACTAGTTATAGTATGGAGATTGAATATTCATTCATAGATTAAAATTTTCTTAAAAATGAGCATACATTTTTATTTTTTGTTAACGCAGCCTGCCATTTGGTAGGCTGTTTTTTAACAAATAAACACCTATAAATTAGTATATTAACAAAAATAAAGCAGTTATTAAGGAAGCTTCTAATAATATTTTAGAGCATTATGATAATCTATTTGTTGGTAAAACTTCACAGGGATATAAGGTAGAATTTAGAATAGATAGAGTAACAAAAGAAATAGATACAGCATATTTAATTTTTGAATAAAATGAAAAAAATAGAATTTAGTAGAGATAATGGTACTGCTTGGGTAAAAATTAATGATGATAAATTTAGATTAATTTTTCATTTTTTAAATGATTTTCAGCATAATTTTCCATACTTGCAAGACGAAACCATTGAAAATTTAGAATTGGTATTGTCAGGAGAAAAAACCTTTGATGATATTCAAGACCCAGAAGTGTATTGGAGTTTTGGAAGTGGTTTAGGCTTAGGGTATTTTGAAGTTGAAGGAACAACTGCTTATTTTGAACCAGATAAAGAATTAACCGATGCTCCAAGAATAGTAATGCCTTTAGAAGAATTTATTAATATACTAAAGGAATGGAGAGCTTTTTTAAGAAGTTAAAAACTTAAAAATGCGCATACATTTCTGTGTTTTGTAAGAGCAGCCCGCCTTTTGGCGGACTGTTTTTAACAAATAAATGCCTAGAAATTAAAAATTAGGATATTAATAAACTTGAGTTAGTGATACAATATCAAATTAAATTACCTAAAAATAAATAGCGTGTTATGTCGATAGAGTGAAGTATGAGTGATGAGACATCTCAATGATATAAGTTACTTATTTAAATAATATTCCTACCTCTGGTCGGAATAATGTTTTTATTTTTTTAAAGACAAAAACTTAAAAATCAACACTTTGTAGTCTCTAGCTCACATTAATAAAAGACCAAGACAGGCATATGATAAGTTCGATAAATACGAAGGTATTTCTGCTGGCGGATTTAAAATAAGAATTGAAGTAGATAAAAAAGGAAATATAATGAACAGCTTATCCAATAATTTAAATTAAGAAATGATGAATTATAAGTTTAAAACACAAAAGTTAGATATTGAGAAATCAATATATTATTTTATAGAGTTAGATAATGAGAAATATTATTCATTAGGTAGGTTAAGTGAGTCTAATTGGACACCTGAAAAGGCTCAAGAACTACTTGATGAAATTGAGTTAAGTAGAGAAAAGGAGAAAGAAGACGAATATATTTGGGCAAATGAAGATGTAACGTTGTATTCAAATAAACATGGAGTATTTTTAATTGATGAAATAGCCATACGCTATGGAGAAAGAGATAGCGAAAAGATTGGACTAGAATTATCTCACGATGATTTCATTTTGTTTATGAAGGACTTCAAAAGCTTTATTGAAGAAAATACAAATTAAAGAGGTGTTAAAAAGTTTTATGAAATATAAGTTATACAAATGGCAACCCACAACCTATGAATATATGATGGTTCAGGTTGAAAAACCCTATGATAGGCTATCCTTAATTTTTGAAGGAGACGAAACAAGTGAAGAACTAACCTATTCAATTAACGAGATTGAAAAAGTTAAAAAAGGAGTGCTAGAAGAAGGGTATACCATGGGGAACGAAGCAGGGTTTATTGGGCATGCCTTTGGTCCAGATGCGACAGCTAGTGAGTTTCCCGAAGGAGGCTATCAAGTATTTGATTCCTTTACTTTAGACGAACATGGAGATACCAAAGAACTGTTTACGGTTCCTTTAGATGAAATTTTAAAGCTATTAGAAGACTTTAAAGAGTTTTTAATAAAAAACGGAAGATAATTATAAAATGAGCATACATTTTTATTTTTTGTTAGCACAGCCTACCATTTGGTGGGCTGTTTTTTAACAAATCAATGCCTAGAAGTTAGAATAAGACCTTTGAAAAAACACGTTTGAATTTTAATTCCAGTATTTTGATTTTCAAGCTTTGAAAAATTAGCGGATTTTTTAGATTTTGATGATTTTTATTGGTTCTACTTTCCTTTCGACAGCATTCTTCCTCTTTATTTTACTCAATTTTTGGTTATTTGACACTCCAATCCTGAAGAACGTTTGAGATTATGTGCTATTGCTTCTAACACATGTATGGAATGTACTTTATCCTTGTCTTTCAATTTAGTAGCTCTAGAACTAAACCATCTCTTTAGACTGCCAAATGCTATTTCTACTACCCAACGTGTTTTACTAATAGTTTTATTACGGTATACTTTATGCATGATGCTGCTTTTGCTTCCTTTATCCTTAAGCATTTGGTATTAGATTTGCTTTTGTAACCTTTGTAAGCCATTACTTGTTTATGTTGCGATTTAGGAATTTTAGTTATAAATGACACTAACCAAATACTAATTAGTTGCATCTTAAATAATAGCAATGGCTTTAGTTTCTAGTTCTTTCTTGCCTGCTTTATAAACCTTTTTTAACTACTTCTCTGTAGGAACCCAATCTATTAGTTGTTTTACCTGTTGAAAAATGTATTCTTATAGATACGCACTCCGCATACATATCACTAAAACCCATTTGTATTCTATTTTAAAATTTATAAATCATCTAACACAAGTTACAAATTCTAATAGAAAAATAGAATTTTTAGAGTTTGTTGCAAAGGTCTCTTTAAATATACTTCAGAAAAACACTAAAAACTATTGTAATGTGCACATTTCTCCTCCTTTTTAATAGAACTTTGCAACTTATTTAACATTTCTCACATATACGTTATAAAATTCTTCTTGTATGTTTGTTATGAATAATTTACTACTATGAAAACCATCACTACATTTTTATGTTTCGTATGCACTTCAGTTGCTTTTTCTCAAATTACTGGAAAAGTTACCGATGCTAAAAATCAACCCATATCTTTAGCAAGTGTGTACCTAGAAAATACCATAACAGGCACCACCACCAATACGAATGGCGAGTATGAATTAGCCCTTACACATAAAGGAGAATACACCGTAATTTTTCAAATGTTGGGGTATAAAACACTCAAAAAAACAGTTACAATTAGTGCTTTTCCGTTTACACTGAACATCACACTGCCTGAAGAAGAGGTTACTTTAGATGAAGTGGTTGTTTCTTCAAAAGAAAATCCTGCCAACAAAATCATTAGAAATGCCATTGCTAGCAAAGCCAAAAACACAGATAAATTTGCTGAGTATACTGCCGATTTTTACTCTCGTGGGTTGTTTAAGGTAAAAGACTTGCCCAAGAAATTTTTAGGACAAGATATTGGCGATATGGGTGGGGGATTGGATTCTACTAGAACTGGTGTAGTATACCTTTCAGAAACTGTTTCAAAAATTGCATTTCAAAAAAAACCAAAAAATTTTAAAGAGCATATTATCGCTTCAAAAGTAAGTGGGCAGGATAACGGAATTAGTTTTAATCAGGCAGAAGAAGTCAATTTTAACTTTTATGAAAACTCTTTTAGTTTAGCTGATGTTCAGGTTATTTCTCCGATAGCTAATGGTGCGTTTGGGTATTATAATTATAAACTAACCGGTGTCTTTTACGATAAAAACGGAAAACTCATTAACAAAATTCAGCTCTTACCTAAACGAAAGAACGATCGGGTTTTTAGTGGGTCCATTTATATTGTTGAAGACGATTGGGCTGTGTACGGTGCCGATGTAATTGTTACTGGTGCACAAATAAGTTTGCCCATGGTAGATTCGTTACACATCAAACAAAACTATAATTTCTCTGCTAAAAACAAGGCTTGGATTCCCGTTACGCAAACCATAGATTTTAAAGCGGGTTTGTTCGGATTTAACTTCAACGGACGCTTCTCTGCAGCGTATTCTAATTACAATTTCAATCCTGATTTTACTAAAAAAACCTTTGGTAATGAAGTGCTTTCGTTTGCCGAAAATGCTACTGAAAAAGACTCGGTGTATTGGAATAAAATTCGCCCTGTTAGCTTAACTTCAGAAGAAGTTGCAGACTATAAGTTAAAAGACAGTATTAAAACCATTCGAAAATCGAAAAAGTATTTAGATTCTGTAGATACTAAAAATAACCGATTTAAACCAATGGATATTCTTTCGGGTTATACCTACCGAAATTCGCACGACAAATGGTCATTGAGCTCCTCGTCTCCTATTGAAGATCTCAACTTTAATACTGTACAAGGTTGGAATACTTCTTTGGGACTTGATTATCGAAAATCGCTCAACAACAAAGGAAAGCGTTTTAGTATCGGTGCAGCCATTAATTATGGTTTTTCAGAAAAAAAACTGCGCCCTACTGCCAACTTTAACTACCGCTGGAATAATACGACACGACCTGTTTTAACCTTTTCTGGAGGAATTGCTACTCCTCAGTTCAATGCAAAACAACCTATTTCTAGGTTTTGGAACACGATAAGCTCTATTGGTTTTGAAAGAAACTATCTAAAAATTTATGAAAAAACGTTTGCCAAAACAACCTTTTCACAAGAAGTAACGAACGGGATACGACTGTTTTCTTCTCTAGAATTTGCCGATAGAAAACCGCTATTCAATACTACTGATTATGTAATGTTTCCGCAAGATGATGTCGATTACACCTCTAACAACCCAAAGAATCCTACTGATTTTTCAACAGGTTTTACACCGCACCAAATGTGGACTTTTTCGATAGGGGCGAACATTAATTTTGGACAAAAATACCTGTCTTATCCTGACGGAAAATATAACATTCCTAATCGCAAGTATCCGTCGCTATACCTAGGGTATCAAAAAAACTTTGGCTCTGGAAATTCTGAATGGAATTCGGACGTCATTTTTTCTCAACTTTACCAACAAATTAGCTTGGGCAACTGGGGTGATTTTGCATACAAAGCTAAGGGAGGAATGTTTTTAGAGAAAAAAGATATTCCGTTTATCGATTATGCTCATTTTAACGGAAATCGCTTGCTAATAGCTCCAAAAGACAACTATTTAAACATGTTTTACATGCTTCCGTATTATCAATTAAGTTCTAACGATACATACGCCGAACTTCACGGAGAATACAATTTTAAAGGAGCACTGTTGAGTAAAGTTCCGTTACTAAACCAACTGAACTTTCATTTGGTTACGGGAGCTAAAAGTTTGTTTACCGCAGGAAACAAGCCGTATACTGAATTTGCGATTGGATTGGATAATGTTGGTATTGGAAAATGGCGCTTTTTACGGGTAGATTTCGCGCGCTCTTACTTTAACGGAAAACATGAAAACCGCATCGTTTTCGGGATAAAATTGTAAATTTGTACTATGAAAATAAACATCCTCTTTTTTGGTATTGCTACAGATTTAATAGGCAGTTCTTCACAAGAAATGGAGCTTCCTAACCAAAGTTCTGTGGCTAGTTTTAAAGAATTTCTTTTAACAGAATTTCCTGAACTACAAAAAATGAGTTCGTATGCCGTGGCTATTAACGAAAGTTATGCTACAGACGATATTCTTATAAAAGAAAATGATGTCATTGCCATTATTCCACCAGTGAGTGGAGGCTAAAGGTTAACGCATTTCTAACCAAACGGTAGCAGGTATTTTTTCGAGTTCTTTATCTAGCGGATAAATTCCTGGCGAAGGGGTTTCTTCAAGCAATACTTTTATCAGTATAATAAGCTCTGCAAACAAAAACTCTACGATTTCATCTGGAACACTACTTCCTGTAAAATTAACAGGATATCCTTCATTTACCAATAAAATTTGTCTTCCATCTTTTAGAATATGGTTGTTAATATGACGGTGAATTGCTCGTGTTTCTTTCTGTTGCGATTTCAAATATGTCAAATCAATTTCTTTATCTTTAGAACTTCCGCTTACTAAAAAGCATCTAGAAGAGGCGCCATCAATAACATTTTTTGAGATAGAAAGCGTACCAGAAGCTCCTATAATTACAGAATAAGTTCCAACGTCGCTCGTAGACTTCAACACCTGAAATCCGTTTACAGCAGCTTCTACTAGCTTGATAACATCGGTATCATAAACCGTCACAGCCATTCCTCTTGCTCTTAAAGAATGAGCTACACCGCTACCAACCCATCCATACCCAAAAACACACGCCTTTCTACCCACCATGGCATAACCAATATCTCTAAGAATGTAATCTAAAGAAGCAACTACCGACTCGC
It includes:
- a CDS encoding Maf family protein, whose protein sequence is MNKIEFIDLEEYNDKVCRAKDKAFLLLTYFLNDFQHNFSYLQDETIENLELVLSGEKTFDDIQDPEVYWSFGSGLGLGYFEVEGTTAYFEPDKELTDAPRIVMPLEEFINILKKWRAFLRS
- a CDS encoding SMI1/KNR4 family protein, coding for MIHFENTKEPVSVQEIKEFETKFNIKFPESYKLHILKYNGGYPSLDMYFGDFNIPIDSFLSIKHGNQTIERVMNNLSNVLKGKEVPFARSTSGTIYMSLKEEDYGSVYVAYSEWNPKLLAKTFDEFIEGIHEDEI
- a CDS encoding transposase, which encodes MLKDKGSKSSIMHKVYRNKTISKTRWVVEIAFGSLKRWFSSRATKLKDKDKVHSIHVLEAIAHNLKRSSGLECQITKN
- a CDS encoding DUF5686 and carboxypeptidase regulatory-like domain-containing protein yields the protein MKTITTFLCFVCTSVAFSQITGKVTDAKNQPISLASVYLENTITGTTTNTNGEYELALTHKGEYTVIFQMLGYKTLKKTVTISAFPFTLNITLPEEEVTLDEVVVSSKENPANKIIRNAIASKAKNTDKFAEYTADFYSRGLFKVKDLPKKFLGQDIGDMGGGLDSTRTGVVYLSETVSKIAFQKKPKNFKEHIIASKVSGQDNGISFNQAEEVNFNFYENSFSLADVQVISPIANGAFGYYNYKLTGVFYDKNGKLINKIQLLPKRKNDRVFSGSIYIVEDDWAVYGADVIVTGAQISLPMVDSLHIKQNYNFSAKNKAWIPVTQTIDFKAGLFGFNFNGRFSAAYSNYNFNPDFTKKTFGNEVLSFAENATEKDSVYWNKIRPVSLTSEEVADYKLKDSIKTIRKSKKYLDSVDTKNNRFKPMDILSGYTYRNSHDKWSLSSSSPIEDLNFNTVQGWNTSLGLDYRKSLNNKGKRFSIGAAINYGFSEKKLRPTANFNYRWNNTTRPVLTFSGGIATPQFNAKQPISRFWNTISSIGFERNYLKIYEKTFAKTTFSQEVTNGIRLFSSLEFADRKPLFNTTDYVMFPQDDVDYTSNNPKNPTDFSTGFTPHQMWTFSIGANINFGQKYLSYPDGKYNIPNRKYPSLYLGYQKNFGSGNSEWNSDVIFSQLYQQISLGNWGDFAYKAKGGMFLEKKDIPFIDYAHFNGNRLLIAPKDNYLNMFYMLPYYQLSSNDTYAELHGEYNFKGALLSKVPLLNQLNFHLVTGAKSLFTAGNKPYTEFAIGLDNVGIGKWRFLRVDFARSYFNGKHENRIVFGIKL
- the moaD gene encoding molybdopterin converting factor subunit 1 is translated as MKINILFFGIATDLIGSSSQEMELPNQSSVASFKEFLLTEFPELQKMSSYAVAINESYATDDILIKENDVIAIIPPVSGG
- a CDS encoding adenosylhomocysteinase, whose translation is MNTFHPPFLNEVRRRIGLKKYKNVKQFVVQHLYPDTLRLLLLLHEYIPISVVVSISYSGSDEVIEALRNKGIKVVTPDFDTLDTVIINELKNCFKACETEKHQLLIHEVGGYTIRILHEFFDTYLHHVIGAVEVTKQGVWEARKLKKLKIPQLNCAETKLKEIEGKMVGESVVASLDYILRDIGYAMVGRKACVFGYGWVGSGVAHSLRARGMAVTVYDTDVIKLVEAAVNGFQVLKSTSDVGTYSVIIGASGTLSISKNVIDGASSRCFLVSGSSKDKEIDLTYLKSQQKETRAIHRHINNHILKDGRQILLVNEGYPVNFTGSSVPDEIVEFLFAELIILIKVLLEETPSPGIYPLDKELEKIPATVWLEMR